A genome region from Clostridium sp. JN-9 includes the following:
- the trpS gene encoding tryptophan--tRNA ligase, whose protein sequence is MEEKKKVIFSGIQPSGNLTLGNYIGAIKNWVKLQNEYDCYYCVVDLHAITVKQEPKDLRRRTLEVLAIYIASGIDPEKNTMFIQSHVPAHSEAAWLLNCSTYIGELSRMTQFKDKSKRYGDSISAGLLNYPVLMAADILLYQADLVPVGGDQKQHLEITRDIANRFNNTYSPTFTIPEPYIPDSGARIMDLQDPAKKMSKSSDNPNSYILIMDTPDVIRKKINRAVTDSLGTVKYSDDQPGVKNLMSILSVLTNLSCDDIEKKYMGQGYAEFKKDVAEAIIVELEPIQKKVKELMEDKSYLEGIYKAGAEKANYVANKTLRKMQKKIGFILK, encoded by the coding sequence GTGGAAGAAAAAAAGAAGGTCATATTCAGTGGCATTCAGCCGTCTGGAAATCTTACTTTAGGTAATTATATTGGAGCAATTAAAAACTGGGTAAAATTGCAGAATGAATATGACTGCTATTATTGTGTAGTGGATCTGCATGCTATAACAGTGAAACAGGAACCTAAGGATTTAAGAAGGAGAACTTTAGAGGTGCTTGCAATATATATTGCTTCCGGCATTGATCCAGAGAAAAATACTATGTTCATTCAGTCTCATGTGCCGGCTCATAGTGAAGCAGCATGGCTTTTAAATTGTTCCACATACATTGGAGAATTAAGCAGAATGACTCAGTTTAAGGATAAATCTAAAAGATATGGAGACAGTATTTCTGCGGGACTTCTAAATTATCCAGTGCTGATGGCTGCAGATATACTGTTATATCAAGCTGACTTAGTGCCCGTAGGAGGAGACCAAAAGCAGCATCTGGAAATAACAAGGGACATTGCTAATAGATTTAACAATACCTATAGTCCTACATTTACTATTCCAGAGCCTTATATACCAGACTCTGGAGCCAGAATAATGGATTTACAGGATCCAGCAAAGAAAATGTCAAAGTCTTCAGATAATCCTAACAGCTATATATTAATTATGGATACACCAGATGTTATAAGAAAGAAGATAAACAGAGCAGTTACAGATAGCCTGGGAACTGTAAAATACAGTGATGACCAGCCTGGAGTAAAAAATTTAATGAGCATATTGAGTGTATTAACAAACTTATCCTGTGATGACATTGAAAAGAAATATATGGGACAGGGATATGCAGAATTTAAAAAAGATGTAGCTGAAGCAATAATTGTAGAACTCGAGCCAATTCAGAAAAAGGTTAAAGAACTAATGGAAGATAAATCATATCTTGAAGGAATATACAAAGCAGGAGCTGAAAAGGCAAACTATGTGGCTAATAAAACTCTTAGGAAAATGCAGAAAAAAATAGGATTTATACTAAAGTAG
- a CDS encoding glucoamylase family protein, with protein MYYVYIISAAVIGAIIYFSINRNLCNEHNIMNDVPSLNVDKEGLKKHAGKISNEYSAAGRTNCRKKVIKSLKESYEKILECYLYIDKNFKNKRELVPAAEWLLDNLYLIEREYKDIIRSMPAHYYKNLPVIDQGIMKNYPRIYHIAVELVSHTDGRVDEDIIESFINAYQESTILTSGELWALPIMIRTALIQNIGRVCEKLVLSEKDKREADINADTLINAISGNNLQSELSALKLEKAGELSPHYIERFIKALRDNGIDNIEIYKWIGEKLDLQETNIERMIKIEHQLQAGFQLSIGNSITGIREVSSINWKQCFEKLSYVEKILRKDPSSIYNNMDFKSRDYYRHCIEKLWRETKIPESYIAKKAVECAEENTVQQNREYLKHVGYYITDEGISCLKEKMGYKPNLYGKIKSKIKHNAVSLYLGTITAGIFIFVALIIGNTYAEDRNPILWKYIIAAAAIIIPCSEIVISIFHWSINHLLEPSFLPKLEFASGIPEEVTTVVVVPALINNEKRVHELLDSIEVYYLANNEKNVYFALLGDFKDSHNQKETDDNGIVKGALSHVRYLNDKYCSGEKDIFYFLNRVRKYNDKEKMWMGWERKRGKLMEFNALIRGSNNTSYNVLSGDISNLKNVKYVITLDADTQLPRDCAKKLIGTISHTLNKPYLDLKNNKVLRGYGLIQPRISVSTTSANKTLFSRIFSGETGIDMYTTAISDVYQDVFGEGIFTGKGIYDIDVFNLILSNEIPENSVLSHDLLEGCYTRAALATDIELIDGYPSSYLSSCKRLHRWVRGDWQLIPWIFKKSSLNAISRWKIIDNIRRSLLPVSLVVLTLLSFSILPKSERWFAIAVIALLAPMLFDVSEAVVAPIKGISLSGKVNNGKTMVEQIFLIFCFLPYVSWLMLDAIIRTIYRVYVSKRNLLEWQTAADAEAQTGKQLKYYIKAMWIASALALFTGAVAAARSFEAFLIMLPTVIVWFLSPYIAYYISKDGKKVPFQLHNKQKMELRKIARRTFAYFEDFVNDENHWLAPDNYQEYPSNGVAHRTSPTNMAMGLTSNIAAYDLGYIGISGTVERIEKILSSMEGLKRYRGHFYNWYDTRTKDTLKPEYISTVDSGNLVGYLWEVSASLEEYLTKPIVNKNQIKGLEDLLHIADDDIYKELNIKDFYSIILNGEIKHEYSITYWRRLLINVLNKTEELGNTIDINKLYWVNKVKKNVSNDLREIERFMPWLDTILESSQINDDEKESIMNIFSSVPIKDLSSKTKEIITDYEVISSNKHDKLYLELCDLIESGAKETDKLVNNIEDIMGRLTIIADSTDFTMLYDKKRQLFSIGYDINRDSLGNSYYDLLASEARQASFVAIAKGDVEQIHWFKLGRALTSIFKSKALVSWSGTMFEYFMPLLIMKSFPNTLLDETYKAVIDGQRKYCKQRRVPWGISESAFYNFDLNLNYQYKAFGVPGIGLKRGLSNELVISPYSTLLALQIDLQNGMENVNRLISEGLIGKYGFYESVDYTNERLPKGKGKAIVKCFMVHHEGMGFMALDNVLNKNILQERFHRVPMVKATELLLQEKVSNRVIYDRKQIIDYSNSSFEKSNIIVRKYTTANTEIPETHLLSNGAYSLMITNSGTGYSKLDNMLIYRWKEDVTRDNKGTFFYIRNVNSRDYWSAAFEPCKCTGDKYEVAFALDKAEFLRKDGNIETRTEIAVSNEDNCETRRLNITNHSDHSRTIEITSYSEITLAEYNTDLVHPAFSNLFISTEFIESLNCITANRRVRKKGGKQPWTMETVCIDGERIGPIQYETNRANFIGRCNNLTSPQVMEKDSVLKNTAGAVLDPIISMRVRVKIPPGGTIKAAYTIGISNTRDEVLDLAKKYNNMHNVDRIFKLSWTQAQLEMKYLGIKSSQANMYQLMASNILFLNTTFKDRENEIKSISKFQSNLWPYGISGDLPIVLLIISKESHIDMVRQMLNAHQYWSAKGLKVDLVIVNMEESTYDQSLQHSLQEFIASSHARDKQNKSGGIFLLSRSTMPEDDIRFISAIARLVINSDKGSLISQIKNINKVLDEVQELPVSKIEHNYIPYKHEKPQLEYFNGYGGFDLKNNEYNIILNNYRNTPAPWINVISNGRFGFNVSENGVSYSWYKNSRENKITNWTNDPVEDGESEEIYLRNEDNGRVWSISPKPVRDNGEYIIKHGFGYSIFTHEFEGIIGEITMFAAKEHSAKLCIVKLKNNTNEKRKISITYYARMVLGVNPEHTAQYISTYYNHDEQYIYANNPYNKYFNKLYAYLKIMGGDDISYTGNRKEFFGREGSIEFPKALKKAGLSNTAGSGFDPCISMSCKVNLEPSEEKYLTIILGEDESIENINDIVHKFSDINAVNNELLLVKKGWSDILGKIKVKTPDKTMDILLNGWLMYQTISCRLWSKTAFYQSGGAVGFRDQLQDSMAALYLNPQICRNQIIHSASRQYAEGDVQHWWHPIINSGIRTRFSDDLLWMPFVTADYIKNTGDYSILEEKQPYLKDKPLEEGEDERYSIISDTEGEDTIYNHCIRAIDRSLKFGSHGIPLMGSGDWNDGMNTVGNGGKGESVWLGWFLYTILDKFAQLCRFKNHGEKADKYIQVKDHLKENLEKYAWDGDWYRRAYFDDGTPLGSAENEECKIDSLAQSWSVISGAGKPSRAKEAMESLETNLIKYDKGMVLLLTPPFYNSSLEPGYIKGYVPGVRENGGQYTHGAVWVIAAYCRMGLGDKAWKIFNMINPINHTRSHLECEVYKTEPYVMTADIYDKEPHEGRGGWSWYTGAAGWMYRTGIEGILGLKLEEGKGFRISPCIPNEWNEYSITYEYNDSIYYIHINRGENKGVFLNGERQQDDLIKYEKKGTYKITVII; from the coding sequence ATGTATTATGTTTATATTATATCAGCTGCGGTTATTGGAGCAATAATCTACTTTTCAATAAACAGAAACCTTTGTAATGAACATAATATTATGAATGATGTTCCTTCTTTAAATGTAGATAAAGAAGGATTAAAAAAACATGCAGGAAAAATATCAAATGAATATTCAGCTGCCGGCAGAACAAACTGCAGGAAAAAAGTAATTAAAAGTTTAAAAGAAAGCTATGAAAAAATATTAGAATGTTATTTATATATAGATAAAAATTTCAAAAATAAAAGAGAATTAGTACCTGCAGCAGAATGGCTTCTTGATAATTTATATTTAATAGAAAGAGAATATAAAGACATAATCCGCAGCATGCCGGCACACTATTATAAAAATCTGCCTGTAATTGACCAAGGCATTATGAAAAACTATCCAAGAATTTATCATATTGCAGTAGAATTGGTATCTCATACTGATGGAAGAGTGGATGAGGACATAATAGAATCCTTTATTAATGCTTATCAGGAAAGCACCATTTTAACAAGCGGAGAACTATGGGCACTTCCAATAATGATTAGGACTGCATTGATACAGAACATTGGCAGAGTATGTGAAAAGCTGGTTCTTTCAGAGAAGGATAAAAGGGAAGCTGACATTAATGCAGATACATTAATTAATGCCATAAGTGGAAACAATCTTCAAAGCGAACTTTCAGCCCTTAAGTTAGAAAAAGCCGGTGAGCTGTCTCCACATTATATTGAAAGATTTATTAAAGCCTTAAGGGATAATGGAATAGATAATATTGAAATCTATAAATGGATAGGTGAAAAGCTGGATCTGCAGGAAACTAACATTGAAAGAATGATAAAAATAGAACACCAGCTTCAGGCTGGCTTTCAGTTATCTATAGGAAACAGTATAACAGGCATAAGAGAAGTTTCATCTATAAATTGGAAGCAATGCTTTGAGAAGTTAAGTTATGTTGAAAAGATTTTAAGAAAAGACCCATCGTCAATTTATAATAATATGGATTTTAAGTCCAGGGACTACTATAGACATTGTATTGAGAAGCTTTGGAGAGAAACAAAAATACCAGAATCTTATATAGCTAAAAAGGCTGTAGAATGTGCTGAGGAAAATACTGTGCAGCAAAATAGAGAGTATCTAAAACATGTAGGCTATTATATTACGGATGAAGGTATATCATGTTTGAAGGAAAAGATGGGATATAAGCCCAACTTATATGGAAAAATAAAATCTAAAATAAAGCACAATGCTGTTTCGTTGTATTTAGGAACAATAACTGCAGGGATATTTATTTTTGTAGCTCTAATAATTGGAAATACATATGCAGAGGATAGAAACCCAATACTCTGGAAGTATATTATTGCTGCTGCTGCCATAATAATTCCATGCAGTGAAATAGTAATTTCTATTTTTCACTGGAGCATTAACCATCTTTTAGAACCATCATTTTTGCCAAAGCTGGAATTTGCAAGCGGTATACCTGAGGAAGTTACCACTGTGGTGGTAGTGCCGGCACTTATAAATAATGAAAAGAGGGTGCATGAATTACTAGATAGTATAGAGGTATACTATCTTGCAAATAATGAGAAAAATGTATACTTTGCATTATTAGGAGATTTTAAGGATAGCCATAATCAGAAAGAAACTGATGATAATGGAATAGTTAAGGGAGCTCTCAGCCATGTGAGATATCTAAATGATAAGTATTGCAGCGGTGAAAAGGATATTTTTTATTTTCTTAACAGAGTCAGAAAGTATAATGATAAAGAAAAAATGTGGATGGGCTGGGAAAGAAAGCGCGGAAAGTTAATGGAATTCAACGCTTTAATAAGAGGCTCCAATAATACAAGTTATAATGTGCTCAGCGGTGATATAAGCAACTTAAAAAATGTAAAGTATGTAATAACTTTGGATGCTGACACTCAGCTTCCAAGAGACTGTGCAAAAAAATTAATAGGAACTATAAGCCATACATTAAATAAGCCCTATTTGGATTTAAAGAATAATAAGGTTCTAAGAGGATATGGGCTTATTCAGCCTAGAATAAGTGTAAGTACAACAAGTGCAAACAAGACCTTATTTTCAAGGATATTTTCCGGGGAAACAGGTATTGACATGTATACTACGGCTATATCAGACGTTTATCAGGATGTTTTTGGGGAGGGAATTTTCACAGGAAAAGGAATTTACGATATAGATGTATTTAATCTTATATTGAGCAATGAAATACCTGAAAACTCTGTGTTAAGTCATGATCTGCTGGAAGGCTGCTATACAAGAGCTGCTTTGGCTACAGATATAGAATTAATAGATGGGTATCCTTCTTCTTATTTATCCAGCTGCAAAAGACTGCACAGGTGGGTAAGAGGTGACTGGCAGTTAATCCCATGGATTTTTAAAAAATCATCTTTGAATGCAATATCCAGGTGGAAAATCATTGATAATATCAGGAGGAGCTTATTGCCAGTTTCACTTGTTGTATTAACTTTACTATCATTTAGTATTCTTCCTAAAAGTGAGAGATGGTTTGCTATTGCTGTTATAGCATTACTGGCTCCTATGCTTTTTGATGTATCTGAAGCAGTAGTAGCACCAATAAAGGGCATAAGCCTTTCAGGTAAGGTAAACAACGGAAAAACCATGGTAGAGCAGATATTTTTAATATTTTGTTTTCTGCCCTATGTATCCTGGTTAATGCTTGATGCAATTATAAGGACTATTTACAGAGTTTATGTAAGCAAGAGGAATCTGCTGGAATGGCAGACTGCTGCAGATGCTGAAGCTCAGACTGGAAAGCAGCTAAAATATTATATCAAAGCTATGTGGATAGCCAGTGCTTTGGCTTTATTCACAGGGGCTGTTGCTGCAGCCAGATCTTTTGAGGCATTTCTGATTATGCTGCCAACTGTAATTGTTTGGTTCTTAAGTCCTTATATTGCTTATTATATAAGTAAGGATGGAAAAAAAGTACCATTTCAGCTGCATAATAAACAAAAAATGGAACTTAGGAAAATTGCCAGAAGAACCTTTGCATATTTTGAGGACTTTGTAAATGATGAGAACCATTGGCTGGCACCGGATAATTATCAGGAGTATCCCAGCAATGGAGTTGCACATAGAACATCTCCAACAAATATGGCTATGGGACTCACATCTAATATTGCAGCATATGATTTAGGGTATATTGGAATTTCAGGCACAGTAGAAAGAATTGAAAAGATACTGAGCAGTATGGAGGGACTAAAAAGATACAGAGGACATTTTTATAATTGGTATGATACCAGGACAAAAGATACCTTGAAACCAGAATATATTTCTACTGTTGACAGTGGAAATTTAGTAGGCTATCTATGGGAAGTTTCAGCATCTTTAGAAGAATATCTTACAAAGCCTATAGTAAATAAAAATCAGATTAAAGGCTTGGAGGATCTGCTTCATATTGCAGATGATGATATTTACAAAGAACTTAATATAAAAGATTTTTATTCAATTATATTAAATGGAGAAATCAAGCATGAGTACAGTATAACTTATTGGAGGAGACTTTTAATCAATGTATTAAATAAAACTGAGGAATTGGGAAACACAATTGATATTAATAAATTATACTGGGTAAATAAAGTAAAAAAAAATGTGTCAAATGATTTAAGAGAAATAGAAAGGTTTATGCCATGGCTTGACACCATTTTAGAATCTTCTCAAATAAATGATGATGAAAAAGAAAGCATTATGAATATTTTTTCAAGTGTACCCATAAAAGATTTAAGCAGTAAAACTAAAGAAATAATTACTGATTATGAAGTCATTTCTTCTAATAAACATGATAAGTTGTATTTAGAATTATGCGATTTAATTGAAAGTGGAGCCAAAGAAACAGATAAGTTAGTAAATAACATTGAAGACATTATGGGAAGATTAACTATTATTGCAGATTCAACTGATTTTACCATGCTTTATGATAAAAAAAGGCAGCTTTTTTCTATTGGATATGATATTAACAGAGATTCACTGGGAAACAGCTATTATGATCTGCTGGCATCAGAAGCCAGGCAGGCAAGCTTTGTTGCTATTGCAAAAGGTGATGTTGAACAAATACACTGGTTCAAATTAGGCAGAGCCCTTACATCTATATTTAAAAGTAAGGCATTGGTGTCATGGAGCGGTACAATGTTTGAATACTTTATGCCTTTACTAATAATGAAAAGCTTTCCAAATACATTATTAGATGAAACATATAAGGCCGTTATTGATGGTCAGAGAAAGTATTGTAAACAAAGAAGAGTTCCATGGGGAATTTCAGAATCAGCTTTTTATAATTTTGATTTAAACTTAAATTATCAGTATAAGGCTTTTGGAGTGCCTGGAATAGGCTTAAAGAGAGGACTTTCCAATGAATTGGTGATTTCACCGTATTCTACACTATTAGCACTTCAGATAGATTTGCAAAATGGAATGGAAAATGTAAATAGGCTGATTTCAGAAGGACTTATTGGGAAATATGGATTTTATGAATCTGTAGATTATACTAATGAAAGACTGCCAAAAGGAAAAGGAAAGGCAATTGTAAAATGTTTTATGGTTCACCATGAAGGCATGGGCTTTATGGCTTTGGATAATGTTTTGAATAAAAACATATTACAGGAAAGATTTCACAGGGTACCAATGGTTAAGGCAACGGAACTGCTGCTTCAGGAGAAGGTTTCAAATAGAGTAATATACGATAGAAAACAGATAATTGATTATAGTAATTCCAGCTTTGAAAAAAGCAATATTATTGTTAGAAAATACACCACAGCAAATACTGAGATACCAGAAACACATTTATTATCAAATGGAGCCTATTCATTAATGATAACAAATTCCGGAACTGGGTACTCAAAGCTTGACAATATGCTTATTTACAGGTGGAAAGAGGATGTAACAAGAGATAATAAAGGAACATTTTTTTATATTAGAAATGTAAATTCAAGAGATTACTGGAGTGCTGCCTTTGAGCCATGCAAATGCACTGGAGATAAGTATGAAGTTGCATTTGCTTTAGATAAGGCAGAATTTTTAAGAAAAGACGGTAACATTGAAACCAGAACGGAAATTGCAGTTTCAAATGAAGATAACTGTGAAACAAGAAGATTAAACATTACAAATCATAGTGATCACAGCAGAACAATTGAAATTACCAGCTATAGTGAGATCACCCTTGCTGAATATAACACTGACCTGGTTCATCCTGCCTTTAGTAATTTATTTATAAGCACTGAATTTATAGAAAGCTTAAACTGTATAACTGCTAACAGAAGGGTAAGAAAAAAAGGCGGAAAGCAGCCTTGGACTATGGAAACTGTATGTATTGATGGAGAAAGAATTGGACCAATACAATATGAAACCAATAGGGCTAATTTTATAGGAAGATGTAACAATTTAACTTCACCACAAGTTATGGAAAAGGATTCAGTGCTTAAAAATACAGCAGGGGCAGTTTTAGATCCAATAATCAGCATGAGAGTAAGGGTGAAAATTCCGCCTGGAGGTACTATAAAGGCTGCATATACAATAGGAATATCAAATACAAGAGATGAAGTGCTTGATTTAGCTAAAAAGTATAATAATATGCATAATGTGGATAGAATATTTAAACTATCCTGGACTCAGGCACAATTAGAAATGAAGTATTTAGGTATAAAATCATCCCAGGCAAATATGTATCAGCTAATGGCGTCAAATATATTATTTTTGAACACCACATTTAAAGATAGGGAAAATGAAATAAAATCAATATCAAAATTTCAAAGTAATCTATGGCCTTATGGGATATCTGGAGATTTACCAATTGTACTGCTTATTATAAGTAAAGAAAGCCATATTGACATGGTAAGGCAAATGCTTAATGCACACCAATACTGGAGTGCTAAAGGTCTCAAAGTTGATCTAGTTATTGTAAATATGGAGGAAAGCACCTATGATCAATCATTGCAGCATTCTTTACAAGAATTTATAGCATCAAGCCATGCCAGGGATAAGCAGAATAAATCAGGAGGCATATTCTTACTAAGCAGGTCTACCATGCCGGAAGATGACATTAGGTTTATATCAGCTATAGCAAGATTAGTTATAAATTCAGATAAGGGAAGTTTAATAAGCCAGATAAAAAACATCAATAAAGTCTTGGATGAAGTACAAGAGCTTCCAGTAAGTAAAATTGAACATAATTACATTCCATATAAGCATGAAAAACCCCAGTTGGAATATTTCAATGGATATGGAGGCTTTGATCTAAAAAATAATGAATATAATATCATATTAAACAATTACAGAAACACACCTGCACCATGGATTAATGTAATATCTAACGGCAGGTTCGGGTTTAATGTTTCGGAAAATGGTGTTTCATATTCATGGTATAAGAACAGCAGAGAAAATAAAATTACAAACTGGACAAATGATCCTGTAGAAGATGGAGAAAGTGAAGAGATATATTTAAGAAATGAGGATAATGGCAGGGTGTGGAGTATATCACCTAAACCTGTACGGGACAATGGAGAATATATAATTAAACATGGATTTGGATATTCAATTTTCACTCATGAATTTGAAGGAATAATTGGAGAGATTACCATGTTTGCTGCTAAAGAACACAGTGCAAAACTCTGTATTGTAAAATTAAAAAATAATACTAATGAAAAGAGAAAGATATCCATAACTTATTATGCCAGAATGGTTTTAGGAGTGAATCCTGAGCACACAGCACAGTATATTTCCACGTATTATAACCATGATGAACAGTATATTTATGCTAATAATCCATACAACAAATATTTTAATAAGCTTTATGCATACTTAAAAATAATGGGAGGAGATGATATATCCTACACTGGTAACAGAAAAGAGTTTTTTGGAAGGGAAGGATCAATAGAATTCCCTAAAGCTTTAAAGAAAGCTGGATTATCCAATACAGCTGGCAGCGGATTTGATCCTTGTATCTCCATGAGCTGTAAGGTTAATTTGGAACCCAGCGAAGAAAAGTATTTAACTATAATTTTAGGCGAAGATGAAAGTATTGAAAACATAAATGACATAGTTCACAAATTCAGTGATATTAATGCTGTTAACAATGAACTTTTACTTGTTAAAAAAGGCTGGAGTGATATTTTAGGTAAAATTAAAGTCAAGACTCCAGATAAAACAATGGATATACTTTTAAATGGATGGCTTATGTATCAGACAATTTCCTGCAGACTTTGGTCTAAAACAGCCTTTTACCAAAGCGGGGGAGCTGTTGGCTTTAGAGATCAGCTGCAGGATTCCATGGCAGCTTTGTATTTGAATCCACAAATATGCAGAAATCAAATAATACACAGTGCTTCAAGACAATATGCAGAAGGAGATGTACAGCACTGGTGGCATCCAATTATAAACAGCGGCATAAGAACAAGGTTTTCAGATGATTTACTGTGGATGCCATTTGTAACCGCAGATTATATTAAAAATACCGGAGATTATTCTATACTTGAGGAAAAGCAGCCATATTTAAAAGATAAGCCCCTTGAAGAAGGAGAAGATGAAAGATACAGCATAATATCAGATACTGAAGGAGAGGACACTATTTACAATCATTGTATAAGGGCAATTGACAGGTCTCTTAAGTTTGGAAGTCACGGCATTCCGCTAATGGGGTCTGGAGATTGGAACGATGGTATGAACACAGTTGGAAATGGCGGTAAAGGTGAAAGCGTATGGCTTGGTTGGTTTTTATATACCATTCTTGATAAGTTTGCTCAACTGTGCAGATTTAAAAATCATGGGGAGAAGGCTGATAAATATATTCAGGTTAAAGATCATCTAAAGGAAAATCTGGAGAAGTATGCATGGGATGGAGATTGGTACAGAAGAGCATACTTTGATGATGGTACACCTTTAGGCTCTGCTGAAAATGAAGAATGTAAAATAGATTCACTGGCACAAAGCTGGTCGGTAATATCAGGGGCAGGAAAGCCATCAAGAGCAAAAGAAGCTATGGAATCACTTGAAACAAATTTAATTAAGTATGATAAAGGAATGGTGCTTCTTTTAACACCTCCTTTCTATAACAGCTCATTAGAACCGGGATATATTAAAGGTTATGTGCCGGGAGTAAGAGAGAACGGAGGTCAGTACACTCACGGCGCTGTATGGGTTATAGCAGCATATTGCAGAATGGGACTTGGAGATAAGGCCTGGAAGATATTTAATATGATAAATCCAATAAATCATACCAGGTCACATCTTGAGTGTGAGGTATACAAAACCGAGCCATATGTGATGACTGCTGATATATATGATAAAGAGCCTCATGAGGGAAGAGGCGGATGGAGCTGGTACACTGGTGCAGCAGGGTGGATGTATAGAACTGGAATAGAAGGAATACTTGGTCTGAAGCTGGAGGAAGGTAAAGGTTTTAGAATATCACCCTGCATTCCAAATGAATGGAATGAGTACAGCATTACTTATGAGTATAATGATTCCATTTATTATATTCACATCAATAGGGGCGAAAATAAAGGAGTTTTCTTAAATGGGGAAAGACAGCAGGATGATTTAATTAAATATGAAAAGAAAGGAACATATAAAATTACTGTGATTATTTAA
- the yidA gene encoding sugar-phosphatase yields the protein MYKLVALDMDGTLLKEDKTISSKSFAAIKSAKENGVKVVLTTGRPLKGIKRYLKQLNLVNEDDYAIAFNGALIQNVKTGKVISENIMTHDDLKYLYDLSLKLKVNIHALSYDSVLTPKLSKYSQLEASQNQIPLDIVDFNNLDSSIPIVKIMYIDEAEILDRVVKDLPKQIYQKYTVVRSCPYFIEFLNKTVNKGFGVEALADNLGIKREEVICVGDAGNDMHMIKYAGLGVAMGNAFPEVKEAADYVTKTNEEDGVAHAINKFVLNKKAC from the coding sequence ATGTATAAATTAGTAGCTTTAGATATGGATGGTACTTTATTAAAAGAAGATAAAACAATTTCATCTAAAAGTTTTGCTGCTATAAAATCTGCAAAAGAGAATGGTGTAAAAGTAGTTCTTACAACAGGAAGACCTCTTAAGGGAATTAAAAGATATCTTAAACAGCTTAATTTAGTAAATGAAGATGATTACGCTATTGCTTTTAATGGCGCACTAATACAAAATGTAAAAACTGGCAAAGTGATTTCTGAAAATATTATGACTCACGATGATCTTAAATACCTATATGATTTAAGCCTGAAGCTTAAAGTAAATATTCATGCATTGTCCTATGATTCTGTCCTAACTCCAAAGTTGAGTAAATATTCCCAATTAGAAGCAAGTCAAAATCAAATTCCGCTTGATATAGTTGATTTTAATAATTTAGATAGTTCAATTCCAATAGTAAAAATAATGTATATTGATGAAGCTGAAATATTGGACAGGGTGGTCAAAGATCTGCCTAAGCAGATATACCAGAAGTATACTGTTGTTAGAAGCTGTCCATATTTTATAGAATTTTTAAATAAAACTGTAAATAAAGGTTTCGGAGTTGAAGCACTGGCTGACAATTTGGGAATAAAAAGAGAAGAGGTTATCTGCGTTGGTGATGCAGGAAATGATATGCATATGATAAAATATGCCGGTTTAGGTGTAGCCATGGGAAATGCATTCCCTGAAGTAAAAGAAGCAGCAGATTACGTTACAAAAACCAATGAAGAGGACGGCGTAGCCCATGCCATTAATAAATTTGTATTAAACAAAAAAGCATGCTAG
- a CDS encoding desulfoferrodoxin: MTELRQIYKCEVCGNIVEVVHPSGGTLVCCGKPMTLLKENTTDAAVEKHVPVIEKIDGGVLVKVGAVEHPMLDNHYIEWIEVHTANKVYRKYLKPGDKPEAVFKLDKEVLYAREYCNLHGLWKK; the protein is encoded by the coding sequence ATGACTGAGTTAAGACAAATTTACAAATGTGAAGTATGTGGTAATATTGTGGAGGTTGTGCACCCATCAGGAGGAACATTAGTTTGCTGCGGCAAGCCAATGACATTATTAAAAGAAAATACAACAGATGCTGCAGTGGAAAAGCATGTACCAGTAATTGAAAAAATAGATGGCGGAGTTTTAGTTAAAGTTGGTGCTGTTGAACATCCAATGCTTGATAACCATTATATAGAATGGATAGAAGTTCATACAGCTAATAAAGTTTATAGAAAATACTTAAAACCAGGAGACAAACCAGAAGCTGTATTTAAATTAGATAAAGAAGTTTTATATGCAAGAGAATATTGCAATTTACATGGTTTGTGGAAAAAATAA